From the Primulina tabacum isolate GXHZ01 chromosome 15, ASM2559414v2, whole genome shotgun sequence genome, one window contains:
- the LOC142527161 gene encoding uncharacterized protein LOC142527161 — protein sequence MVRMQFPEWFAKRVDRANERIDDLTLRALARGPNPVAFSYHGFNVNGFAFRTVESERNKKMQNSGVMVPSMHDNDDNESTYYGRLTDVISLDYSGHGRIVLFRCDWVNTTVGMKIDPLGFTMLNFSRLIHTGEREEHEPFILASQAQMIYYVRDPKEEDWHSVIRYTPRDTYNMGNEDDIDTMQFIPNNFSDVEFLLDDVNTIDIELTRNDVDGSIVDGMPVVNHETDEE from the exons ATGGTTCGAATGCAATTTCCAGAATGGTTTGCTAAAAGA GTTGATCGGGCAAATgaacgaattgatgacttaacTCTAAGGGCACTTGCACGTGGTCCGAATCCTGTAGCATTTAGTTATCATGGGTTCAATGTGAATGGTTTTGCATTTCGCACAGTAGAATccgaaagaaacaaaaaaatgcAGAATAGTGGAGTCATGGTGCCGTCGATGCATGATAATGACGATAATGAGTCAACCTATTATGGACGGTTAACTGATGTTATCTCACTTGATTACAGTGGTCATGGACGAATAGTTTTGTTCCGATGCGATTGGGTTAATACTACTGTTGGAATGAAAATTGATCCTTTAGGATTTACGATGCTGAATTTTTCGCGTTTGATACATACAGGAGAACGAGAAGAGCATGAACCTTTTATTTTGGCTTCGCAAGctcaaatgatttattatgttCGTGATCCAAAAGAAGAAGATTGGCATTCTGTTATTCGCTACACACCAAGAGACACATACAACATGGGCAATGAAGATGATATTGATACAATGCAATTCATTCCTAACAATTTTTCAGATGTCGAATTTTTGTTGGATGACGTAAACACTATAGACATTGAGTTAACAAGAAATGATGTAGATGGCTCAATCGTTGATGGCATGCCTGTTGTGAACCATGAAACTGATGAAGAATAG